One Agrobacterium vaccinii DNA window includes the following coding sequences:
- the dxr gene encoding 1-deoxy-D-xylulose-5-phosphate reductoisomerase, with translation MQQPEPTSPHRLTVLGSTGSIGTSTVDVINQLGGRDRFEVMALTGAGNIALLAEQARALGAKLAVTSQDDNYQELREALAGTGIDVASGRSGLREAASMSADWVMAAIAGTPGLEPTLIAAQRGANIALANKECLVSAGDVFIRTVAEGGGTLIPVDSEHSAIFQCLEPANKANVERIVLTASGGPFRTFSREQMAGVTADIARAHPNWSMGLKVSIGSASMFNKALEMIEAKYLFDLRPDQIEVIIHPQSIIHSMVAYTDGSVIAQLGCPDMRTAIAYALTYPSRGEIDVERLDFAKLARLDFEAPDETRFPALRLARTALERGGAQGAVLNAADETAFHAFVDGRIGFLDMADIVETVMDRINDGRSAETIEDVLAADAQARQYADDVILRMQQAA, from the coding sequence ATGCAGCAGCCGGAACCGACATCGCCACACAGACTGACCGTGCTCGGTTCCACCGGGTCAATCGGCACCAGCACGGTGGATGTCATAAACCAGCTCGGCGGTCGTGACCGGTTCGAGGTGATGGCGCTCACAGGTGCCGGGAACATAGCGCTTCTGGCAGAGCAGGCGCGTGCGCTGGGTGCCAAGCTTGCCGTCACATCGCAGGACGACAATTATCAGGAACTTCGCGAAGCACTGGCTGGCACCGGCATCGATGTCGCATCCGGCAGAAGCGGTCTGCGGGAAGCCGCCAGCATGAGCGCCGACTGGGTCATGGCGGCCATCGCTGGCACGCCAGGTCTTGAGCCAACGCTGATCGCGGCACAGCGCGGTGCCAATATCGCGCTTGCCAACAAAGAATGCCTCGTTTCGGCAGGCGACGTCTTCATTCGGACCGTTGCGGAGGGCGGCGGCACGCTGATACCGGTCGATAGCGAACACAGCGCCATTTTCCAGTGCCTGGAGCCAGCCAATAAAGCCAATGTCGAGCGGATCGTCCTGACGGCATCAGGTGGCCCGTTTCGGACCTTCAGCCGCGAGCAGATGGCAGGCGTTACCGCCGATATCGCCCGCGCTCACCCCAATTGGTCCATGGGTTTGAAGGTATCCATCGGCAGCGCGTCGATGTTCAACAAGGCGCTGGAAATGATCGAGGCAAAGTATCTGTTCGATCTGAGGCCGGACCAGATCGAGGTCATCATCCATCCGCAATCGATCATCCATTCGATGGTTGCTTACACGGATGGATCGGTCATTGCCCAACTGGGCTGCCCGGATATGCGCACCGCCATTGCCTACGCCCTCACCTATCCGTCCCGCGGCGAGATCGACGTAGAACGGTTGGACTTTGCCAAACTGGCGCGACTGGACTTCGAAGCTCCCGATGAGACCCGCTTCCCCGCGCTTCGACTGGCCAGAACCGCGCTGGAGCGCGGCGGCGCACAGGGTGCCGTGCTGAATGCGGCGGATGAAACCGCTTTTCATGCTTTCGTAGATGGCCGTATAGGCTTTCTGGATATGGCAGATATCGTCGAAACCGTCATGGACAGGATCAATGACGGGCGAAGTGCCGAGACGATCGAGGACGTGCTCGCTGCAGACGCGCAAGCGCGTCAATACGCCGATGACGTCATCCTGCGCATGCAACAAGCCGCCTGA
- a CDS encoding phosphatase PAP2 family protein yields MRRFFVSSGWIFAATFVLVLVFIPLDPFLSQKAQALPGTIVGFNKAITDFGTFRWMLYSTGLLAIVAYVAARVLTASSYGSRVRTLWRLLLYFFLTIGTASVLVHLLKFLIGRARPELFMDMGAYSLTPFTGDNLYESFPSGHSAAAGSFFGAFLMLVPRFRVVFIGLALVIGVSRVIVGAHYPSDVAAGLLLGTWTAMAFAFIFARSEWLFRYDESGWPHPKNAPPSKR; encoded by the coding sequence ATGCGGCGTTTTTTCGTTTCCAGCGGCTGGATTTTCGCAGCGACATTCGTTCTGGTTCTGGTGTTCATTCCGCTTGATCCGTTTCTTTCACAAAAGGCCCAGGCCCTCCCAGGCACCATCGTAGGTTTCAACAAAGCCATAACCGACTTCGGCACGTTCCGCTGGATGCTCTACAGCACCGGTCTGCTCGCCATCGTCGCCTATGTGGCGGCCCGCGTTCTCACCGCTTCGTCCTACGGCAGCCGTGTCAGGACCCTCTGGCGGTTGTTGTTGTATTTCTTTTTGACCATCGGCACTGCAAGCGTTCTTGTTCACCTTCTGAAATTTCTGATCGGGCGTGCACGGCCAGAACTTTTCATGGATATGGGCGCCTACAGCCTGACGCCGTTTACCGGTGACAATCTCTATGAGAGTTTCCCATCGGGACATTCTGCCGCTGCCGGGTCGTTTTTCGGCGCTTTCCTGATGCTGGTACCGCGCTTCCGCGTGGTCTTTATCGGGCTTGCCCTTGTTATCGGCGTATCGCGTGTCATCGTCGGGGCGCATTATCCCAGCGATGTTGCGGCTGGACTTTTGCTGGGCACCTGGACAGCCATGGCCTTTGCCTTCATTTTCGCCCGGTCCGAGTGGCTGTTCCGCTATGATGAAAGCGGCTGGCCGCATCCGAAAAATGCCCCACCCTCGAAGCGATGA
- a CDS encoding glycosyltransferase family protein: MGEEPLTGKKSAPRVFFYVQHLLGIGHIARASRVAAALVADGFDVTLVTGGTPVPGFPGEGIRHIELPPIAVSDGSFSGLVDATGQPVDDTFKDNRASMLLGAYQGTRPDIVIIEAFPFGRRQVRFELMPLLSAIEYSAERPLVMTSLRDILQERAKPGRDEETITLVKKHFDAVLVHGDPKFVRLEDTFPLADKISQRVIYTGLVAPAKPSPPQERFDVVVSAGGGAVGSALIRAALDAAPKIDRVKSWCLITGPNMPKADFEEISAQAGDGVSIFRFRKDFASLLSGAQLSISQAGYNTVCDILQAKCRSLLIPFAAGGETEQGARASRLAKLGLAYVLEESAISPDTMAQSIDAALDLPEPDRVDLDLDGAQGTAKILRRLYDEREFDRLNI; the protein is encoded by the coding sequence ATGGGAGAAGAGCCCTTGACCGGCAAAAAATCCGCACCGCGTGTCTTCTTCTACGTTCAGCATCTTCTGGGAATAGGCCACATCGCCCGCGCCAGCAGGGTCGCTGCAGCACTCGTGGCCGACGGCTTCGATGTGACCTTGGTGACGGGTGGAACACCGGTGCCCGGATTTCCCGGCGAGGGTATCCGCCATATCGAACTGCCGCCGATTGCGGTCAGCGATGGCAGCTTTTCCGGGCTGGTGGATGCGACCGGACAGCCTGTTGACGATACCTTCAAGGATAACCGCGCCAGCATGCTTCTTGGCGCCTATCAGGGTACACGACCTGACATTGTCATCATCGAAGCCTTTCCCTTTGGCAGACGGCAGGTGCGCTTTGAACTGATGCCCTTGTTGAGCGCCATCGAGTACAGCGCGGAACGACCGCTGGTCATGACGTCGCTTCGGGATATTCTGCAGGAGCGTGCCAAGCCCGGTCGGGACGAAGAGACAATCACCCTCGTCAAGAAACATTTCGATGCCGTTCTTGTGCACGGTGACCCGAAATTCGTGCGGCTGGAAGACACATTCCCGCTTGCTGATAAGATCAGCCAGCGCGTGATCTATACGGGTCTCGTCGCGCCTGCAAAGCCATCCCCGCCACAGGAGCGTTTCGATGTCGTTGTTTCCGCAGGCGGCGGGGCTGTTGGCTCTGCGCTGATCCGCGCGGCACTCGACGCTGCACCCAAAATCGACCGCGTCAAAAGCTGGTGCCTGATCACCGGGCCCAACATGCCTAAGGCTGATTTCGAGGAGATTTCGGCACAGGCTGGCGATGGCGTTTCCATTTTCCGTTTTCGGAAGGATTTTGCCAGCCTGCTATCTGGTGCCCAGCTTTCCATTTCGCAGGCGGGCTACAATACGGTCTGCGATATATTGCAGGCGAAATGCCGCTCGCTGCTCATCCCTTTCGCCGCCGGTGGAGAGACGGAGCAAGGGGCACGCGCATCCCGCCTCGCGAAACTGGGGCTCGCCTACGTTCTGGAAGAGAGCGCAATTTCCCCTGACACGATGGCGCAGTCCATCGATGCCGCCTTGGATTTGCCGGAGCCTGATCGTGTCGATCTCGATTTGGATGGGGCGCAGGGAACGGCGAAAATTCTGCGCCGTCTCTACGACGAACGGGAATTCGACAGGCTTAATATCTGA
- a CDS encoding FAD-dependent oxidoreductase, with protein MRETPVETTIKTTIAIAGGGPAGMMLGLLLARANVDVVVVEKHSDFLRDFRGDTIHPSTLDIIEQLGFIREFLSLPHTRAEKLHADIAGRKITIADFSWLPVKHKFIAFMPQWDFLNFLAGKAGQFDNFRLLMNAPVMDLVQQAGKVSGLRVETPGGPLTIEADLVVGADGRNSIIRDKAGLEIQRFGIATEVVWMRLSKQPGDPNETMGHAGPQQGFVLIDRGDYWQCGFVVRKGTFADLKAKGLEAFRARVADVCPLPRDRLLEIRSWDDASLLTVRIDRLKQWWKPGVICIGDAAHAMSPIGGVGVNLAIQDAVAVANVLIPLLGSGQSITDADLAAIEKRRSFPTRAIQRLQLMMRSRNRQDHADAKRSKGPPAFVLAIMRFPLLAHLAGRLIGLGLRREKLRY; from the coding sequence ATGAGAGAGACGCCTGTGGAAACCACCATCAAGACGACGATTGCGATTGCCGGTGGCGGGCCTGCGGGCATGATGCTGGGCCTGCTTCTGGCACGGGCCAATGTCGATGTCGTGGTGGTGGAGAAGCACAGCGATTTCCTGCGTGATTTTCGCGGCGATACGATCCATCCCTCCACACTCGACATCATCGAGCAACTCGGTTTCATCAGGGAATTTCTTAGCCTGCCGCACACGCGGGCGGAAAAGCTGCATGCGGACATTGCTGGTCGCAAAATCACGATAGCCGACTTTTCCTGGCTGCCGGTGAAACACAAGTTCATAGCCTTCATGCCGCAATGGGATTTCCTCAATTTCCTCGCAGGCAAGGCTGGCCAGTTCGATAATTTTCGGCTGCTGATGAATGCACCCGTCATGGACCTTGTGCAGCAGGCAGGCAAAGTGTCCGGCCTTCGCGTCGAGACGCCAGGGGGCCCCTTGACCATCGAGGCGGATCTAGTTGTCGGGGCCGACGGTCGCAATTCCATCATTCGAGATAAGGCCGGACTGGAAATCCAGCGGTTTGGTATCGCGACCGAAGTGGTGTGGATGCGGCTTTCCAAACAACCCGGTGATCCCAACGAAACCATGGGGCATGCAGGCCCCCAGCAGGGTTTCGTGCTGATTGATCGAGGTGATTATTGGCAGTGCGGCTTTGTGGTTCGCAAGGGAACGTTCGCCGATCTGAAGGCAAAAGGGCTGGAAGCCTTCCGCGCACGTGTCGCAGACGTGTGCCCGCTGCCGCGTGATCGTCTGCTGGAAATTCGCAGCTGGGACGATGCGAGCCTGCTGACGGTTCGGATCGACCGGTTGAAGCAATGGTGGAAGCCGGGTGTGATCTGCATCGGAGATGCCGCCCATGCCATGTCGCCCATCGGTGGCGTCGGGGTCAATCTGGCCATTCAGGATGCCGTAGCGGTCGCCAATGTGCTCATACCGCTCCTGGGGTCAGGTCAGTCGATCACCGATGCCGATCTCGCTGCCATCGAGAAGCGCCGGTCGTTCCCGACACGCGCGATACAGCGTCTGCAATTGATGATGCGCAGCCGCAACAGGCAGGATCATGCCGACGCGAAGCGATCCAAGGGGCCGCCTGCTTTCGTGCTCGCCATCATGCGTTTTCCACTGCTGGCGCATCTCGCCGGTCGTTTGATCGGCCTTGGGTTGCGGCGCGAGAAGCTCAGATATTAA